One Dysidea avara chromosome 8, odDysAvar1.4, whole genome shotgun sequence genomic window, ATATGGTAGATGACGACCATGAAAATACTCTATGTCAGGTGACAggtaagtgtaaaccttatcCAGATTATTAAATGTTAGTGATcttaacagcaataatgaagtAGTGGTCACAGAAGTGTACAATAATAGCAGAAGGAAACATATTACATGGATAATTCCTCTACTTAGAAATGCTGACAACTTGTAAGACATTCTTGCTGACAAGCAGATTATTCCTACAAAGATGATAACAGCTAGGTATGTTACAAACCAATTATGGCAACTTTAGACCTGCTCAGAAATTGGCAAAAATGGCAATTTCTGGCAACCAAAAGTTGCCATTTTGGGCAACTTTTGAACTGCTCACACTTTTGAGCAGCAAAAAGTTGCCACTTCTGGCTATTTTTTAACTGCTCATAATTGCCATATTTGGCAATTTCTGAGCAGGCCAAAAATTGACAAAACTGGGAACTGCTTACAGTTTCCAAAATTGACGACTTCTGTTTTTGCTTTGAACAACcacaagatggtgttcaaagcTACCAATTCTGGCAATAAGTGTACTACTCCTGTTATAAAGGATGATGAActaatcaattgtgggatttagtttgccaaaaatggcaatttttGATATCCAAAagtgccaaaattggcaatttaTGTAATTGCCACATCTGGCAACAAAAAGTTGTCACTTTTGAGGTGCTTACAATTTCCATTTTGGAAAATTTCTGCAATTGCTATATATGCATTAATGAAAGTACATCAAACAATACAGTAggactgtatattaggaatcataaaAATTTGCACcttttcacaaaaaaataatgtgaccagaaaccagtttcacaatcccttcatggcaccttggcagtattggttaggcaaaaaaAAGATTACTTCTGAAAGTAAACATACTAGCCTGCTAAAAGTAATAAGGCATTGTGACTGTACTAGATTGCAGCAACCTGACTGATATTAAAAAGAACAATATATAGTTATCCCTTAAAATAAGTTCTGTATTTACGTGGTTAAATGCCACAGTGTTCATTACCTTAGTTGTCAAATTGATGTGGCGATTATTCAAAATCTACCACTACTCATAAAACTTTGTTtaagtttttaaaattgattgtggAACCACTCAAGTGCAGCCACTATTGAAGGTGAGGCATCTAACCCATTTaataaaatatgcacatttcatCGGTAGCTTAATGATCAAAGCAGTTAAAATCTACAAAAAAAACTgaacaataatatttttattatatgtgactggattttggaaaaacgatccaaatcgcacattagaagttttgagataagcggttttaaagaattcaagccagcataactctccaaggatagcaagcacacatatgaaatttacataaaagatgcatcaatctattactttcatgccacttccagtacttgtagctgcttatatagtttcccgccaaataagatagaaaatctgagcagttggatgagtgaagtagtatcatgaatgctcacaaaggggtggaggatggacaagggttagacctcaaaatggaggcagactacgattggagtccagagatgagattacagggctgtgctggctccttagtggctgacatgtagcaaaatccacagaaaacatgtggccaacattgtcaggctgtccaccagtaaaccactggttcttgccaagccaggtccttcacaaggcctaaaactgccactcgagctctacacaccacccagaaaagacatctgttgaaaccatccccgagtagtttgagtggtactgagtgtcaaaactactagtacaatagtgcaGTTATCCACTGGAGgtattagtttgattttgcctgatgtgcgatttggattggttttgtaaaatctggtcacatataaaagtACAGCAATGGTAATCGAGTTGGTAGCTCCAATGGCAATTCTGTGGAAGTGCCAAGTCATGATGAGGAGGAAGCTGGAGGGAAGAGAACAAATAGAGGCTACTATATCTCCTATATCATCACACAATGAAGAGGAGGTTGATGATGAAATgtacaagaagaaaaaaacaaccgACCATACAAGGAATTTATACCCTTGGCCAAGCATAGGTGTAAAAGGGTCATTAAGAAGCAGATGTGATATGGACAATCTTAACACTTCTACCTTGTAGAAACTGATTAACTTGCATTTACTAAATCAACCCATTTATTGCATACTATAATTAAAGTGGGATAACACTTAAGCACCATCTAGTTGTTGTTCAAAGCAACATAGACAATGCCAGTTTTAGAACAGCTTCAGTTTTGGCAATCTTTGTCCAGCTTGAAAAGTGTCTAATAGCTATGTTAATTCTGTGTAGTTAAGAACTTGCCAATTTGATTGCAAAAACTTCCAACTTTGCATTGCATAAAAAGTGATATGTTTAGTTGCCAGAAATAACTAAATTGCCAAAAATGGTAATTTCTTGCAACCAAAAGTTGCCAAGTTTGGCAACCTTTGAACTGCTCACTAATTTCTCAGCGTCAAAAAGTTGCCACTTCTGGTAACTTTTGGCAaattaaatcccacaatcaatgtgTTTATTGTCCTTtattagtacaaatacaattactGCCAGATTTAGTAGCTTTGGAGCACCATTTGTTGTGGTTGCTCAAAGCAAAACAatagttgccaattttggaaacttTCAGTTTTGGCAACTTTTGAACTGCGCATAAATGCCAAAGATGGAAATTATGGACAACTAGAAACTTGCCAGAATTGGCATCTTTCCTCTGCTTCCCAAACTTTTTGAGCTATCAAAAGTTGCCAATAAAGACTACTTTTGGTTGCCAGAAATTACCACTTTTGGTAATTTCTGAGCAGTCTATtagtttccaaaattggatcTGTAGCATACCTGCAGCTAGTGGATGTACATAATGTAGAAACTCTTGGTCAATTCCAGTCATAGATTTTACTAGACAAAGCTGTCCTAGAAATTGTGGAGTCACTTTTGCAATGCTGGACATAATGCTAACAGCAGTGTACAGACTTTGAGATGCATACAAATGTTGACCCAGTAAAATTTCcaacatactgtaatagtacGTAATAACATACAAGTAACCAATCTCAACATGATAGTATGTCATAATAAACACTGCTATAACCAGAACTATCCAGTATATCACTGACAATACGATAACCAGTACTGTCTGTCCTGTTGTACACTTTTCAATGCTGACACATTCTACAGAATCAAATGAGAGAGTATATCCTTctcacaactaccacaagcagtACCAGATCGGTGTGAACTACACTGATTCATTCTCACTGGTGAGAGCTGATAAAACCCATTAGTTGTTTCACAACAAGTAAAATTGCAATAATTGTTAGGACAAACTGTCACTGTTGATTTACCATCAACTAcaccaaaccagtaacctcttttgATAGTTGATGTGCTACCAGAACAAGACACAATGTCACCGTCATCATAGCATACACACTTTTGAGTAGTATTATCATAGTAGTAACCAGGGTGACAGGGAGATAGTTCTGCTATCAGCTGGACAGAAATTCCTAAATCACTGTTTGTATATGATGTAATCATCATAGTGAAATTGGTAATGTCAGAAGTCTCCTTGCCTGTTACACTGACCCCTTCAAATAGATTACAAGCTATTGGCACAAATTGTGTCCCACCAAGATTATGATCATGATTTTCACCACTTACCACAAAGTCCACTCCCCTAGCAGGTTGGTCATGAAAGCTTAGTACACAGGCATTTATTTTAATGTTTTGGCCAAGCATTATATTATCAACAAAGTAAGTATCACAATGATTTGTTGTATTGGTAGTATTGATACAGGTAGCTGGGTTATACAAAACTAGATGACGGGGAGGATTATTATGTGTCATGTTTAACCCCACAATGCTGTTGTTTAAACACATCTCATCACATGATGCTTGTATGTGCATATACACATCATCACCCACAAGAGCAGTATTGCTGCTAAACTCAACACTTGTGGTATTGGATAAGATATTGCTCTGGTTAGTTTGCTTCAGTTCACCATAAAAGGCTCCACCATAAAGAGTAGCATTGTTCTGATTGAATATGACATCAGATTCACTTTCAAATGTCATAGTAAAGATACCATCAAGGTATATTGCTCCACCATTCTTATCAGCTGAATTATAGTTAAATCTTGTGGATGACCTCATTGCAAATTTTATGTTAGACTGTTGGATATTAACAGCCCCACCATCTTTCGCCTCTAAAATCCACTTTGGCATTGCATTCAAATAATAGCCATGAATGTTCACAATACATTGCACCACCCATCACTGCAATATAGTTAACATATGTTACTGATGAGTTTCCAACAAatgttatattacttgtttGATGTATATAAGCAGCACCTCCATGTAAACCAGCTTCATTGCCACTAAATGTCGCTTTTGAGTTACCGTCAAATGATATAACAGAATATGCTGTTGAGAACACCGCTCCTCCATTAGTGGCATGATTGTCAATATATGTCACTGTTGAGTTATCATGAAACATGATGACACCTTTCTCCTGTGAATACATAGCACCTCCAGTTACTCTGGCTGCATTAATCTTATATGTCACTAATGTGTTACCATCAAATGATATTTCTGAATAACTTATAGAATACACTGCCCCTCCATATAAAGCTCCATTTTCACTAAATGTCGCCTTTGAATTCCCATTGAAAGATAAATCAGAATATGTCGTTGAGTATACCTCCCCTCCATACCTTGCTCCATTGTTACTAAATGTCACGGTTGAATTATCATGAAACATGATGATACATTTCTCTAGAGAGTAAATGGCTGCTCCACTTATGTTGGCTTTGTTAATGTCAtatgtcactgatttgtttCCATTAAATGATACGTCAGAATCTCTTTTGGAGTACACTGCTCCACCATATTTACCTCTATTTTTATTAAACGTCACTTTTGAATTATTGTCAAGTGAAATACCAGAAAATTTTGTTgagtatacagctcctccattagTGGCATCATTGTCAATAAATTTTACAGTTGAGTTGTCATGAAACATGATGATACATCTCTCCTGTGAATATATAGCACCTCCACTCACACTGGCTTTGTTAATTTTATACGTGACTACTGTGCTTCCACCGAATGATATTTCTGAATAACTACTAGAGCACACTGCCCCTCCTAATCTTACTGCTCCATTTTTACTAAATATCACTGTGGAGTTTCCATTGAATAAAACATCAGAATATGTTGTTGAGTATACAGTTCCTCCATTAGTGGCATGATTACCAATAAATTTCACTGTTGAGTTTTCATGAAACATGATGGTACATCTCTCGTGTGAATAAATAGCACCTCCACTACCATCGGCTTTGTTAAGTTTGTATGTCACTGATGTGTTTCCATCAAATGATATTTCTGAATAACTCCTAGAGTGCACCGCTCCTCCAAGTCGTGCTTCATTGTCACTAAATGTCACTTTTGAGTTTTCATCAATTGTGATGCTACAGTTCTTATATGAATAAAGAGCTCCTGGCATAATTCCCTTTCTATGTCACTGTTGTGTTTCCATCAAATGATATTTGGGAATAACTCACGGAGAACACTGCTCCTCCATATTCAGCTCTGTTGTCCATGAATGTCAATGCTGAGCTTTGACCAAATAGGATATTACATTTCTTACCAGAATAAATGGCTGCTCCACTTGGGTTGGCTTTGTTAGCTTCATATGTAAC contains:
- the LOC136263847 gene encoding probable outer membrane protein pmp6; translation: MPGALYSYKNCSITIDENSKVTFSDNEARLGGAVHSRSYSEISFDGNTSVTYKLNKADGSGGAIYSHERCTIMFHENSTVKFIGNHATNGGTVYSTTYSDVLFNGNSTVIFSKNGAVRLGGAVCSSSYSEISFGGSTVVTYKINKASVSGGAIYSQERCIIMFHDNSTVKFIDNDATNGGAVYSTKFSGISLDNNSKVTFNKNRGKYGGAVYSKRDSDVSFNGNKSVTYDINKANISGAAIYSLEKCIIMFHDNSTVTFSNNGARYGGEVYSTTYSDLSFNGNSKATFSENGALYGGAVYSISYSEISFDGNTLVTYKINAARVTGGAMYSQEKGVIMFHDNSTVTYIDNHATNGGAVFSTAYSVISFDGNSKATFSGNEAGLHGGAAYIHQTSNITFVGNSSVTYVNYIAVMGGAMYCEHSWLLFECNAKVDFRGERWWGC